The Wolbachia endosymbiont of Oedothorax gibbosus region TTTTCGACCTTCCGCTCTGCCTTTTTCATGTCCGATTTGGATGCCTTTTTCAGTAGCATCATCAAATTTTTGAGCGAGGACAGCCTGTTCATCAAGAATACGTTTTATTTCCTGTTCATAGGCAATAAATTCTTTTTCTGACCAGTTGAACCTATTTAGCTCTTCATAGGCCTTTTTAATTATTAGATCACTACCTATTATTTTTTCCAGCTCTTCTTCGCTAGTCTCATCTGCATATTTAAAGAAGTAGACCCATTTTTCAACTATGCTTGAAAGCTGATCTTCTTTGGTTTTTGGAAATTTTGGCAATTCAATAAATATAAAATAAAAATCTTTTAGATCGTGCTCATTAGTGTCTTCATCTCGAATAGTATGTTTTGATTTATACTCAGACTTATCAGGAAATAAAACACAATCTGCTATAGCAATAAAGATAATTTCCTTAAGGTCTTGGTATTGATCACCTTTATCGGCTTGTCTTGAATAGGCTTTAGCAGCATAGTATTGGGCACGTTTTTCGAAGCCTTTGGTTTTAGCGACCTGCATCTCAATAATCCATTGCACCCCTGTGGAATCTCTACATAATACATCAACAATGCTTTGCTTTTTAGAGGCAATATCAGGGTCTTGAATAGTACTTAAAAACTCTATATCCTGTATTGCATTTTTGCCAGCAAAACCCAGAATATCATTGAGGAAGTGAATTAGGATATCTTTATTCTTCTCAGTGCCAAAGATACGCCGAAATGCGACATCATTCTTGGGATCCAGAAACTTCGAGAGAGCCATAAAAAGATTTTTAAATATATCTTTATATTATATATTCTTATTAATAATAATTCAATAATTTGTCGTCTTTTTTGTTAACTTTACTGATGTTGTTGTAAGGAACGTTGTTGCTAAATTTTGTAAAATTTATTATCCTAAGGTTTCAAGTTCTCACAGGTTTATTGGAACTATATGTACAATGTGTTTATCAGTGAAAATCAGGAGAAAATGATGGGAGAAAGATTAATACATTACTTCAGCCAGAACAAGTGCGAAGGCAATGCAGAAATGAAAAATCTGCTGGGAGGGAAGGGAGCAAATTTAGCAGAAATGTGCAACATTGGTGTTCCTGTTCCACCTGGTTTCACAATTTCCACCTCTGCTTGCAAAGTCTATTATCAAGACAATAGATCTTCTGTTATCCAAGTAGCTGACTACTCGGATCCAGAAAAAAATATGGATTCCAGTGTTACACACTGGAATGACATATGTAGTGGAATCAAAAATTACATGGCGATGCTCGAAAATGACATCGGTTGTAAATTCGGAGATACAAATAATCCTTTATTAGTTTCCATACGCTCTGGTAGTGTTAGTTCAATGCCGGGTATGCTTGATACTATTTTAAATGTTGGCCTAAATGATGAAACCGTTGTTGGGCTTGCAAAAAAAAGTGGCGAACGTTTTGCTTACGATAGCTACTGCCGTTTCATCATGATGTACTCCAATGTTGTACTACAGCTTGATCATCACCTATTTCAAGATGTTGTTGATAATAAGCAGCAAAAGAGTGGAGCAAAAAGCTTAGCTGATCTTGATGTTGATGTTTTAAAAGAAATTGTTAACAATTTCAAAAGGATAGTACATGAAAAAACAGGAAAACATTTTCCGCAGAACGTTGAAGAGCAATTGCTCAGCTCAGTGAATGCAGTATTTGCTTCTTGGAAAAATGATAGGGCTGTTTCCTATAGAAAAATACATAATATTCCTGAAAACCTTGGAACAGCGGTCAACGTGCAAGCAATGGTTTTTGGTAATTTAAATGATAATTCTGCAACTGGTGTGATATTTACACGAAATCCTTCAACTGGAGAAAAAAAGCTTTTTGGTGAGTTTTTGATTAATGCTCAGGGTGAGGATGTGGTTTCTGGTGTTTATACTCCTATGCCAATTGACGGAGAGCAAAAAAACACCATGGAGAAGTTGCTGCCAAGTGTCTACCGAGAATTATGCGTGGTATGTGAAAAACTTGAAAGGCATTATAAAGACATGCAGGATATCGAATTTACTGTGCAGGACGGTAAGTTATGGATTTTGCAAACTAGGTCTGGCAAGCGCACGGCTGAAGCTGCTATTCGCATAATAGTTGATATGGTAAACGAAGGAACGATTACAAAAGAAGAAGGGATATTGAGAATTGATCCAAAAACCTTTGACAATTTATTGCATCCAGTTCTTGACGTTAAGAGTGACCAAAAAGTAATAGGGAAGGGGCTGCCGGCTTCTCCAGGGGTTGCTTCTGGATATGTAGTGTTTAGTGCAAGTGATGCTGAAAAAGCTGCAGAGCAGGGCAAAAAAGTAATTTTAGTAAGGTCAGAAACGAGTCCTGAAGATATTAATGGAATGAATGCTGCAAGTGGCATAGTAACAGCGCGGGGAGGGATGACCTCGCATGCTGCTGTTGTAACTCGTGGAATGGGTAAGCCATGCATTTGCAGTGTAAGTGGACTTTATATCGATAAAGATGGAACTTTCTTTTCTGTAGGGGATACAAAAGTAAATAAAAGTGAACCAATTACTATCAACGGAGGAACAGGGGAGGTTATGCTTGGCATTCTTCCTACAATTTCACCTGAATTATCGCAAGAATTCAAAACGATAATCAATTGGATAGATGAAATCAAAACGATCAAAGTGAGAGCGAACGCTGATACTCCAAAAGATGCAAAAATTGCAAAAGAATTCGGTGCAGAAGGTATAGGCTTGTGTCGCACAGAACATATGTTTTTTGCTAGTGATAGAATCGAATTCATTCAAAAATTGATAATAGCTGACGATGAAAATGAAAGGGCAAATGCGCTCATTAAACTAGAAGAAATGCAAAAGTCTGATTTCAAAGAAATATTTTCTATTATGGAGGGCAGGGAAGTCACTATACGGTTGCTTGATCCACCTTTGCATGAGTTTTTACCCAATAATCAGTCTACTATAGAAAAAATTGCTAAATCGCTTAGTAAGTCAGTTGAATCAGTAAAAAATAAAATAGCACAGTTATCAGAAAAGAACCCAATGCTTGGCCATCGAGGTTGTAGACTTGCCATTTCTCATCCTGAAATATATAGCATGCAAATCAGGGCAATACTTAGTGCTGCAAATGAGCTAAAGGAAGAGAAAAAGGTAGAAGTTAAGCCTGAAATCATGGTTCCCTTTATCATGAGCGAGAAAGAATTTATTCTGATATGCGAGCTAGCAAACTCTGTTATCTCACAGACGCAGATTCCAGCGTCACGCGCTGGAGACAAGGCTTATTCAATCGGAACGATGATAGAATTACCAAGAGCAGCACTAATTGCTGATAAGTTAGCAAAACACGCAGAGTTTTTTAGTTTTGGTACTAATGATTTAACGCAAGCAACCATGGGACTCTCAAGAGATGATTCAGTTAATTTCCTCGATTCCTATAAGGAAAACAACATATTCGAAAACGACCCATTTGAAGTGCTGGACATCGAAGGGGTAGGGGAGTTAATCAAGATAGCCATTGAAAGAGGCAAAAAAACCCGAAAAGAAATAAAACTGGGTATATGTGGAGAGCATGGAGCAGATCCAAAATCTATAGAGTTTCTCATCAAGTCAGGGGTGGATTATGTTTCATGCTCACCCTATAGAGTACCGGTTGCAAAGTTAGTGGCAGCACAGTTTAGCATAAAATCTAAGTGTGTTGAGTAACCAGTATCACACACCTAGCGAAAGCTGCTCTTAAATCACAACGTTTGTGCAGTTTTTGGACTCACGTGTTCAACTTTATTTTCTTCCATTTTTCTATAACTTGGTAACGTAGAACTTTTTATATGCCACCCGGTAGCTATTGCAACCAAAGCAGCTATGACACTGCAAACTACTGCACCAGCTACAAATGGAACCATCACAGCAGCAGTAATGAATAATCCTGTAATAACAACTCCAACAACATCTTTTGTCAATGAGGTGTAAAAATCCTTTTTGCTCTCTTTATATTTAGTTTCTTGTTCATTTGGAATAGAAAATTGAGCATCTGTGAAGCCATTAGCTTTATTACCATTATTTGGCGTGGCAGTTGGACTAGCGTTTGTTGATACAGGTATTTCACCT contains the following coding sequences:
- a CDS encoding Rpn family recombination-promoting nuclease/putative transposase: MALSKFLDPKNDVAFRRIFGTEKNKDILIHFLNDILGFAGKNAIQDIEFLSTIQDPDIASKKQSIVDVLCRDSTGVQWIIEMQVAKTKGFEKRAQYYAAKAYSRQADKGDQYQDLKEIIFIAIADCVLFPDKSEYKSKHTIRDEDTNEHDLKDFYFIFIELPKFPKTKEDQLSSIVEKWVYFFKYADETSEEELEKIIGSDLIIKKAYEELNRFNWSEKEFIAYEQEIKRILDEQAVLAQKFDDATEKGIQIGHEKGRAEGRKERDIEVAKNLLKAGVSIDIISQTTGLTVDEIENFILV
- the ppdK gene encoding pyruvate, phosphate dikinase; translation: MGERLIHYFSQNKCEGNAEMKNLLGGKGANLAEMCNIGVPVPPGFTISTSACKVYYQDNRSSVIQVADYSDPEKNMDSSVTHWNDICSGIKNYMAMLENDIGCKFGDTNNPLLVSIRSGSVSSMPGMLDTILNVGLNDETVVGLAKKSGERFAYDSYCRFIMMYSNVVLQLDHHLFQDVVDNKQQKSGAKSLADLDVDVLKEIVNNFKRIVHEKTGKHFPQNVEEQLLSSVNAVFASWKNDRAVSYRKIHNIPENLGTAVNVQAMVFGNLNDNSATGVIFTRNPSTGEKKLFGEFLINAQGEDVVSGVYTPMPIDGEQKNTMEKLLPSVYRELCVVCEKLERHYKDMQDIEFTVQDGKLWILQTRSGKRTAEAAIRIIVDMVNEGTITKEEGILRIDPKTFDNLLHPVLDVKSDQKVIGKGLPASPGVASGYVVFSASDAEKAAEQGKKVILVRSETSPEDINGMNAASGIVTARGGMTSHAAVVTRGMGKPCICSVSGLYIDKDGTFFSVGDTKVNKSEPITINGGTGEVMLGILPTISPELSQEFKTIINWIDEIKTIKVRANADTPKDAKIAKEFGAEGIGLCRTEHMFFASDRIEFIQKLIIADDENERANALIKLEEMQKSDFKEIFSIMEGREVTIRLLDPPLHEFLPNNQSTIEKIAKSLSKSVESVKNKIAQLSEKNPMLGHRGCRLAISHPEIYSMQIRAILSAANELKEEKKVEVKPEIMVPFIMSEKEFILICELANSVISQTQIPASRAGDKAYSIGTMIELPRAALIADKLAKHAEFFSFGTNDLTQATMGLSRDDSVNFLDSYKENNIFENDPFEVLDIEGVGELIKIAIERGKKTRKEIKLGICGEHGADPKSIEFLIKSGVDYVSCSPYRVPVAKLVAAQFSIKSKCVE